In the Elizabethkingia bruuniana genome, AAGCTAAATCCCAGGTTGCATACCATGGGTATTCCCATTTATCGGGCATGGAAATAATATCTTTATTATTTAGAGTTTGCCAGTCTTCATTCCGGATATAGTAGCGGGATTCCGGCGGATGGATTTCATTAGGATCACCTTTTAGCCATTTGGAAACATTGTAATGATAGAACTGCTTGTTCCACATCAATCCGGCAAAGGCTTGCCGCTGAACTCTGCGCTTATCTTCGTCCGTTACATCTTTTTGAAGCTGATTATAATAATCTTCATTTTCTGTTACCCTGTCTCCGAATATCTGATCAAAATCTGCGAAAGGATTTTCCTGCTCGGTACCTAACCGGAAACGCCAGGATTTCTTTTCCCCAGGAAGTAAAGACGTTTCAATCTTTAAAGCTGCCTTTGTTCCTTTCTTCTCAGGATTAATAGTTGCTGTATTGTTTGTCAGAATATACTGATTGATTCCGTCTTTGGCAAAAGGTTCAGAATCATTCCACTGATAAAGCCTTTCTGTATTACTTTCATTATTACAAAACATGCTTTCACAAGGTATTTCAGTAAATAACTTTTTAATCAGTATTTCCTGATGATCAACTTTAATTCCGTTAAAATCTACCGAAAGCTCAGGTTTGTAATTGTCGTATCCCCAACACCAGGTATTCCGAAACCATAATGTTGGGAAAATACTCAGTGGAGCTTCTTTCGGTCCTTTATTCTCAACAGTGATTTGAATCAGAATATCATGAATATCGGCTTTAGCATATTCTATTGTAATGTCAAAATATTCATTGTTATCAAAAATACCTGTATCTATAATTTCATATTCCCGTTCGGCCTTTCCTCTATTCCTGTTAGTTGTTATAAGATCCTCGTAAGGGAAGGCATTCTGCGGATACTTGTAAAGCATCTTCATATAGCTGTGCGTAGGGCTGCTTTCCAGATAATAGAAAAGTTCTTTTATATCTTCACCATGATTCCCCTGGCTGTTACTTAGTCCAAAGAAACGTTCTTTTATCATTTTATCCCGGTGATTCCAGAAGCCTAAGGCAAAACATAAAGTCTGATCCTGATCACTTATTCCTGCAATGCCTTCTTCTCCCCAGCGGAATGTTAATGCTTCAGCTGAGTCATGTCCCGTATAGTTCCATGCATCACCATTTGCACTATAATCTTCCCGTACTGTTCCCCATTGTCTGTTACTTACATAAGGGCCCCATATTTTCCAGTCAGGATTTTTTAATCGGTTATATTCTTGTGTCATGTTTTTATTTATAGTTCATCATAGTAGTTAGTCTCAAGTCGTTAATTATAAAGTTATTAATACTTTTTCTAACTTCATAATACCTACTCGTACTTAAAGTTATCCTCCGGTTGAAAAGCTTTCAAAAGTGGTCATACCACCGTCTATAAAAATACTGGCACCAGTGATGTAATCCGAGTCATCACTAGCCAGAAAAACTGCCAGTTTCCCAATGTCTTCAGGTTTTCCGATCCTGTTATAGGGTATAAGGTTCATCAGTGAATTGTATGCTTCCGGAGTATTCCACGCATTGGTATTAATAGGAGTCTGAATTGCTCCGGGACATATGCTGTTTACTCTTATTTTATCAGCTCCATATTCCTGAGCCAGAGTTTGCATCAGCATTCTTATAGCACCCTTACTGGCTGCATAATTAGCGTGCCCGGCCCAGGGAATAATTTCGTGAACGCTGCTGATGTGGATTATTTTTCCTCTTGCTACGGATTTTGCAGGGTCTATGTCTCTTCTTAAAAATTCTCTGATGGCTTCACGGGCACAAAGAAACTGCCCGGTAAGATTAATGTCTATAACTTGTTGCCATTGCTGGAGAGTCATATCTGTAAACTTTGCGTCTTTCTGCACCCCGGCATTGTTGATCAGGATGTCCACGGTACCATATTGCGCAATAACATCCTGAAACATTTTTATAACTTCATCTTCTTTACTTACATCACACTGATAAGTTATTCCGGAGCCACCATCATCAGTAATTTCTTTTAAAATTGCCTCGGCAGCAGGCTTAGATGATTGAGATGAGTGATTGATAATAACTGTAGCACCCGATGCTGCAATACATTTGGCGATGCCACTACCGATACCACTGCTGGCACCCGTAATAATAGCAATTTGATTTTGGAGCTTCTGTTCCATATTTTTATAATTTGTGTTTGTTGGTGAGGTCTGAGATACAATTTTACAAACCGTATGCAAAATTTGGATACCAAATACCATAACAAATGTATAAATTTGTTCATCAAAAAGAATTTTAAAAAATCTTAAATAATGAAAATAGAACTGAACAGAATTGATGATAATTATCTGTTTGAATTAACCAATCAGAGAGGGCATAAAATTATTTTAGATAATACGTCTGAAGACGATCCACAGGGAGTTAGCCCAATGGAATCAGTGCTAATGGCATTGGCCGGATGCAGTAGTATAGACATGGTTTCTATTCTGAAGAAACAGAGACAGGAAATTACCTCTTTTTCTGCTGATGTAGAGGGAGAACGTGTACAGGTAGAGGATGCTAAGCCTTTCCGTAACATTCATGTAATATTCAAACTGGAAGGAGAGATTGACGGTAAAAAAGCAAACAGAGCTGCTGAACTTTCTTTTGAGAAATATTGCTCGGTTTCTAAATCGCTTGATCCACAAATTAAAGTTACCTGGGAAGTTTTGGTAAACGGAACTTCAACAAAATAGAAATACATCTCGTACTAAAACAATAATGGGCAATAGGTGATTAATACTTTTAGAATTACTTATTGCCCATTACTTGTTATGGACAATTAACAAGTATTTTTATCTTTTTTTTGCAAAAATCCATATTGTTTGTATCTTTGCAGCCAAGATTAGTTCTTTAACACGATTGAAAATGTTATCAGGAAAGGCCGAGGGAATAGACCCTATGACGCCTTAGCAACCCTTCGCTTGCCGAAGAAGGTGCTACATTCTACCACTATGGGATAGATAACGTTACTGAATTTCTTTCAGCCTTTTCTGGGCATTTTCAATTTTATAGGATCAAAAAATATAAAATTGAAAGATTATCTTAAAACCATTAATATTAAAAACTTTACTACCCAATCAGGGAAAGTATATGATATTCCATTAACCTATGAGGTTTTCGGACAAGATTTGTATACGGCTCCTGTAGTGTTAGTCAATCATGCCTTAACCGGAAATTCTGCAGTAACCGGAGAATTGGGTTGGTGGAAAGAAGCTATTGGTGAAGGGAAACCCGTAGATACCAACACTTATACAATTCTGGCATTTAATATTCCCGGTAACGGATATGATGGTTTTCTAATAGACAATCCTAAAGATTTTGTAACTAAAGATATTGCACGATTATTCCTGCAAGGATTAGAAGTGCTGAATATTAACGAACTCTATGCTATTATTGGCGGATCATTAGGAGGAGGAATAGGTTGGGAAATGTTGGGGTTGAATAATACTCTGGCTCAGAATTTCATTCCGGTAGCGACAGACTGGAAAACCTCAGATTGGTTATATGCACAATGTCTGGTTCAGGATTTTTTACTTACACAATCCGATAAGCCTTTACAAAAAGCACGTATTCACGCGATGCTTTGCTACAGAACGCCGCAATCTTTAAACGAAAGATTTGGTAATAAAATCCATGAAGATAAGGAACTTAGAAAGTCTGAAGACTGGCTTAACTTTCATGGAGAGAGGCTTAATGAAAGATTTACATTGTCCGCTTATAGTATGATGAATCAACTTCTTTCGACTATTGAAACCGTTGAGGTAAACAGTGCGTCTTTCGAACAATTAGCGGCCATAAAAGCAAATATATTTATCGTTTCAGTAGACAGTGATCTATTCTTTCCGGCATCGGAAGATCACCAGACATATACTGAGCTGATTAAAATAAAAAATAACATAAAGCATTTCATCATAAACTCTGTTCATGGGCACGATGCTTTCTTGATGGAATACGAACAATTGAATAACATCTTACACAATATATTTAAAAAGTAACATGAAGGTTTTAAAATTTGGAGGAAAATCTCTGGCAAACGGATTAGGTCTGGAAAAGACATTAGAAATTATCAAGCATAAAAAAGCGAATGAAGAAGATATTTGTGTAGTAGTTTCTGCAAGAGGAAATGCGACAGATGAGCTGATTGCGTTATTGGAAAATGCCAGAAACGGACAGTGGGAAGAAGAAGACTGGATTAACTTTAAGGAAAATCAGTTAAAAGCAATTCCGCAACAACAGGATATTCTGGATACTGATTTCCATAATCTGAAAAACTTCTTTGCAGGTGTTAAGTTGTTAAAGGATTATTCTTTGAAAACCAAAGATGAGGTACTAAGCTTTGGTGAAGTTATTTCGGCTAAAACATTGGTGCAGGTTCTTATCAATGAAGGACTTTCTGCCAAGTTTGTAGATGCCCGGAGTTTCTTGATTACTGATGATCGTTTTGGTAATGCTATTCCTAAAGACGAAATCTCTGAAAAAAATGCACAAGCTGCGTTCGAGGAGTTCTATAGCAACGGAGCTATTCCGGTTGTAACAGGATTTATTGGCGTTACCGAAGAAGGAGAGACCACAACATTAGGAAGAAACGGAAGTAACTATTCAGCGGCTCTAGTGGCTAAATTTATCAATGCAGAGATCTTAGAAAACTATACACATGTAGATGGTGTTTTCTCTGTAAATCCTGAGCTGGTAGAAGATGCCCGCCATATAGAAAACTTATCCTTCCAGGAAGCAAATGAGATGGTAAACTTCGGAATGAATGTCCTTCATGATAAAACGATTTTACCTCTTATAGATAAAAATATTCCGCTCAAGATATTGAATACCTTCAAAGGAATAGATCAGACAGGTACTCTTATTTCCAATGATAAGAACAATACTTCTGTAAAATCTCTGATGCTTCAGGAAAACAAATCACTTGTCGTTTTCGAAGGGCGAGGATTATTGGGAAAAGTAGGAATTGATGCAAGATTTTTCAGTGCATTACACCGTGCAGGAGTTAGTGCCGGAATTATCTCTCAGGGATCTTCCGAAAGAGGAATGGGAGTAGTGGTAGATGAGAAAGATGCTCCAAGAGCATTGGAAGCACTCCGCAAAGAATTTGCAAGAGACTATGATACCAAAGATGTACAGAGTATCCACAGTATTGATGGATTAAGTGTAATTTCTATTATCGGACAGAAAATGTCTCATTTTAATCAGTCGTACAACGCACTGATCAAAAATCATGTAGAACCTTTATTAATAAGTAATACGGTATCTGGAGCTAATGTTAGTATCGTAATAAGCAAAGAAGATACAAGCAAAGCTCTGAATATTATTCATGGTGAGTTGTTCGAAAATCCGAAACAAATCCATCTGGCTATTATTGGACACGGAACAGTAGGGCGCGCGTTGATTAATCAGATCCTGAATTCTACTCATGATATTGTAAACCGTAAGAATACACACATTAAGATATTTGCTATCAGTAATTCCAAAAATTTAATACTTGATAAAAAAGGAATTGGGAAAGACTGGGAAACACAATTGCAGACGAGTGCAGTTCCGGCAAATATCGAAACATTATTAAAGTACGCTAAAGAAAATCATTTAGAAAACTTAATTGCGGTAGACAATACTGCCAGCAGCGTGTTTGTAGAAAATTACGAGCTATTAGCTGAAAATGGATTCGACTTAGTATCTTCTAATAAGATTTTCAACACTCTGCCGATTGACCGATATAAAAATCTGCGTAAGGTACTGGAAGATAAAAATAAAAAATACCTGTATGAGACGAATGTGGGAGCAGGCTTACCACTGATAGATACGATTAAACTTCTGCATCTTTCTGGAGAAAATATTACCCGTGTAAAAGGTGTATTCTCAGGATCTCTTAGTTATATTTTCAATAATTTCTCTGTAAGAGAAGATGCCTTTAGTACGATTATAAAAGAAGCAATGGATAAAGGTTATACAGAGCCGGATCCACGTGAAGACCTTTCCGGAAATGATGTTGCAAGAAAATTATTGATCTTGGCTCGTGAGCTGGATTTGGTAAATGAATTCTCAGATATCAATATTCAGAATCTGATTCCTGAAAATCTTCAGAGTATTGCTAAAGATGAGTTCCTTTCCCGTTTGGAAGAACTCAATACTGAATACGAACAGCTGAAAAAATCCCTTCCGGAAGATCATGTATTGCGTTATGTAGGAGAACTGAAAGGAGATTTACAGAAAGAAAAAGGACAACTGGAAGTGAAATTAGTTTCGGTACCAAAATCTGCAAGTTTAGGCCAGGTAAAAGGATCGGATTCTATTTTCGAAATCTATACAGAATCTTATGGTGAGAATCCTATTGTAATTATGGGAGCCGGGGCCGGAGCCGAAGTAACTGCACGAGGTGTCTTTGGTGATATTTTAAGAGTAAGTGAGAATAAATAAAATATTATATATAATGTAACAATATAACAATTTAGCAATGTACCAAAATTCAACTACAATATGGATTGTTAGACTGTTACATTGTTATATTGGTAAACTTTTTGAAAATGGAAAATTTTGAAACTCAGGCGATAAGAACTCAAACAGAAAGAACGCAGTACGACGAACATTCAACTCCGTTATTTCTAACATCCAGTTTTATATTCCAGGATGCAGAAGATATGAGAGCTTCTTTCGCTGAAGAAAAAGAAAAGAATATTTACAGCCGTTACAGTAATCCTACGGTGAATGAATTTACCGATAAAATGGTGAAGTTGGAAGGAGGTGAGGCTGGTTATGCCTTTTCATCCGGGATGGCAGCTGTTTACAGTACTTTGGCTCCTCTTCTAAATAGTGGTGACCATGTATTAAGCTGTCAGTCTATATTTGGATCTACTCATACACTTTTTACAAAGTATTTTCCGAAGTGGAATATCAATACTACTTACTTCAAAGCTGATGAGGTAAATGATATCGAGAAATATATAACACCGGAAACCAAGATTCTTTATGCAGAAACACCAACAAACCCGGCTATAGAAATTCTTGATCTGGAAGTATTAGGGCAAATTGCAAAAAAACATAATCTGATCTTTATAGTGGATAACTGTTTTGCAACACCTTATTTACAGCAGCCTATAAAATACGGGGCTGACTTAGTTGTGCATTCTGCTACCAAACTAATCGATGGACAAGGACGTGTATTAGGTGGGGTAGTTGTCGGAAAAGCAGATCTTGTTCGTGAGATTTATCTTTTTGCAAGAAATACAGGACCATCACTTTCTCCATTCAATGCATGGGTGTTGTCCAAAAGTTTGGAGACATTGGCTATCCGCGTAGAAAGACATTGTGAAAATGCACTGAAAGTTGCAGA is a window encoding:
- a CDS encoding glucose 1-dehydrogenase translates to MEQKLQNQIAIITGASSGIGSGIAKCIAASGATVIINHSSQSSKPAAEAILKEITDDGGSGITYQCDVSKEDEVIKMFQDVIAQYGTVDILINNAGVQKDAKFTDMTLQQWQQVIDINLTGQFLCAREAIREFLRRDIDPAKSVARGKIIHISSVHEIIPWAGHANYAASKGAIRMLMQTLAQEYGADKIRVNSICPGAIQTPINTNAWNTPEAYNSLMNLIPYNRIGKPEDIGKLAVFLASDDSDYITGASIFIDGGMTTFESFSTGG
- a CDS encoding OsmC family protein — protein: MKIELNRIDDNYLFELTNQRGHKIILDNTSEDDPQGVSPMESVLMALAGCSSIDMVSILKKQRQEITSFSADVEGERVQVEDAKPFRNIHVIFKLEGEIDGKKANRAAELSFEKYCSVSKSLDPQIKVTWEVLVNGTSTK
- a CDS encoding alpha/beta fold hydrolase, which translates into the protein MKDYLKTINIKNFTTQSGKVYDIPLTYEVFGQDLYTAPVVLVNHALTGNSAVTGELGWWKEAIGEGKPVDTNTYTILAFNIPGNGYDGFLIDNPKDFVTKDIARLFLQGLEVLNINELYAIIGGSLGGGIGWEMLGLNNTLAQNFIPVATDWKTSDWLYAQCLVQDFLLTQSDKPLQKARIHAMLCYRTPQSLNERFGNKIHEDKELRKSEDWLNFHGERLNERFTLSAYSMMNQLLSTIETVEVNSASFEQLAAIKANIFIVSVDSDLFFPASEDHQTYTELIKIKNNIKHFIINSVHGHDAFLMEYEQLNNILHNIFKK
- the thrA gene encoding bifunctional aspartate kinase/homoserine dehydrogenase I; this translates as MKVLKFGGKSLANGLGLEKTLEIIKHKKANEEDICVVVSARGNATDELIALLENARNGQWEEEDWINFKENQLKAIPQQQDILDTDFHNLKNFFAGVKLLKDYSLKTKDEVLSFGEVISAKTLVQVLINEGLSAKFVDARSFLITDDRFGNAIPKDEISEKNAQAAFEEFYSNGAIPVVTGFIGVTEEGETTTLGRNGSNYSAALVAKFINAEILENYTHVDGVFSVNPELVEDARHIENLSFQEANEMVNFGMNVLHDKTILPLIDKNIPLKILNTFKGIDQTGTLISNDKNNTSVKSLMLQENKSLVVFEGRGLLGKVGIDARFFSALHRAGVSAGIISQGSSERGMGVVVDEKDAPRALEALRKEFARDYDTKDVQSIHSIDGLSVISIIGQKMSHFNQSYNALIKNHVEPLLISNTVSGANVSIVISKEDTSKALNIIHGELFENPKQIHLAIIGHGTVGRALINQILNSTHDIVNRKNTHIKIFAISNSKNLILDKKGIGKDWETQLQTSAVPANIETLLKYAKENHLENLIAVDNTASSVFVENYELLAENGFDLVSSNKIFNTLPIDRYKNLRKVLEDKNKKYLYETNVGAGLPLIDTIKLLHLSGENITRVKGVFSGSLSYIFNNFSVREDAFSTIIKEAMDKGYTEPDPREDLSGNDVARKLLILARELDLVNEFSDINIQNLIPENLQSIAKDEFLSRLEELNTEYEQLKKSLPEDHVLRYVGELKGDLQKEKGQLEVKLVSVPKSASLGQVKGSDSIFEIYTESYGENPIVIMGAGAGAEVTARGVFGDILRVSENK
- a CDS encoding trans-sulfuration enzyme family protein, yielding MENFETQAIRTQTERTQYDEHSTPLFLTSSFIFQDAEDMRASFAEEKEKNIYSRYSNPTVNEFTDKMVKLEGGEAGYAFSSGMAAVYSTLAPLLNSGDHVLSCQSIFGSTHTLFTKYFPKWNINTTYFKADEVNDIEKYITPETKILYAETPTNPAIEILDLEVLGQIAKKHNLIFIVDNCFATPYLQQPIKYGADLVVHSATKLIDGQGRVLGGVVVGKADLVREIYLFARNTGPSLSPFNAWVLSKSLETLAIRVERHCENALKVAEFLESHPNVVTVKYPFLKSHPSHEIAKKQMRLGGNIIAFEVKGGLEKGRAFMDNIKLCSLSPNLGDTRTIIVHPASTTHSKLTEEERLEVAITPGLVRCSVGLENVNDIIADLKQALEAIG